The nucleotide window GCGGCGACGGCGTGCGCGTGCACACGCGGGCTGAACTGAAAGCCGCGCTGGAGCAGGCCCATGCCACGCGCGGGCGCTTTCAGCTGATCGAAATCATGATCCCCAAGGGCGTGCTGTCGAACACGCTGCAGCGCTTTGTGGCGGGGGTGAAGCGACTGACGGCCAGCCCCGCGTGAGGCTAATTCGATTCGGCTGGCGCTCTGAATCAGCGTTCAACTCTCGTCGGCCAGCAATCGGTCCAGCTTTTCCTGCGTCAGCCCTTGCACGGCGGGACGTGTGCGCCAGACTCGGCCAGGGTGGCTTGCAAGCGGGTGGCTCAAAACGCGCGCATGCCTTCACAGTGTTGCGCCGAAACCATCTCGCCGACCCAGCGGCCACTTCGTATCACGCGGACCGGCTGGCGCTGGGCGGAGTACAGCAAGGCGTCGAAATTTTTTGGGCGTCCTCGGCGCTGTCATTTGCCACACTCAACCCCTTCGTTGAATTGCATGGCGTGCCGGCGTCAGGCCGCATCCAGCGCCTGCGTGAAAGTCAAGCGATTGCCGAACGGGTCAGTCACCGTCATGTCCGTTCCCCACGGCTGCTGTTGCAAACCGGGCCGCGCGTGGCGGTCAACCTTGGCAAGCAATGCCTGCTGGAATTCACGCAGCCCGGTGCATGGCACACGCACATGACTGCCCGGCGTGGCGTCGCCGTGATGGCCGGACAGGTGCAAAACACAGTCGCCCAGGCTGATTTGCATGTAGAGCGGCAGAGCTGCTTCAAACCGGTGCTCCCAATCCACGCGAAAGCCCAGAAAGTCGATGTAGAAAGCCCGCGCGGCCGCTTCGTCGAACATGCGCAGGATGGGGATAGGTACACGGGCTTGCATCGATCAAATGCCGCGCTGCCGCCGCGCCTCGTACAAGCACACGCCGCTGGCCACGCTGACGTTCAGGCTT belongs to Ottowia testudinis and includes:
- a CDS encoding glyoxalase superfamily protein, giving the protein MQARVPIPILRMFDEAAARAFYIDFLGFRVDWEHRFEAALPLYMQISLGDCVLHLSGHHGDATPGSHVRVPCTGLREFQQALLAKVDRHARPGLQQQPWGTDMTVTDPFGNRLTFTQALDAA